The window GCGCGCCACTGCATGGCGTCTGCTGTCATGGGCTTCATGCGGACGTTCGGCATGGACGAGCCGATGGGCTGCTACGACGACTTTGAGGTCGCAGATGCATTTGTGCTGTGGGGCTCGAACATGGCGGAGATGCACCCGATCCTCTGGAGCCGCGTCACGGATCGCAGACTGAGCGCGCCGCATGTGCGCGTCGCGGTTCTTTCAACATTCGAGCATCGCTCGTTTGATCTTGCCGACATTCCGATGGTCTTCACGCCGCAAACCGATCTTGCGATTCTCAATGCCATCGCCAACCACATCATCACGACCAATCGCGTCAACAAGGACTTCGTCGACAAGCATACTATCTTCAAACGCGGCCAGACCGACATCGGTTACGGGTTGCGGCCGGAAAACCCACTGGAAGTGAAGGCGACGGGACGCACGAAAGTGGGCGATGCGACCGACATGACCTTCGAAGACTACGCAAAATTCGTCTCGGAATACACGCTGGAAAAGGCCGCTAAAATGTCCGGCGTTCCCGTCAACAGCCTTCGCCAGCTCGCGGAGCTCTACGCCGACCCGAAGACCAAAGTCGTCAGTTTCTGGACGATGGGATTCAACCAGCACACCCGCGGCGTCTGGTGCAACAACCTCGTCTATAATATTCACCTGCTCACCGGAAAGATTTCCGAGCCGGGCAACAGTCCGTTCTCACTCACCGGTCAGCCGTCGGCTTGCGGTACGGCGCGCGAGGTGGGCACGTTTTCGCACCGGTTGCCCGCCGACATGCTGGTGGCCAACAAGAATCACCGGGACATAGCGGAGAAGATCTGGAAGCTGCCCGAAGGCACGATTTCACCGCAGCCGGGCTACCATGCGGTGCTGCAGAACCGCATGCTGCGCGACGGCAAGCTCAACGCCTACTGGGTGCAGGTCAACAACAACCTCCAGGCTGCCGCCAATGTCAACGAAGAAGGGTATCCGGGCTATCGCAATCCCGAAAACTTCATCGTTGTGTCCGACGCTTACCCGACGGTGACAGCGCAGGCGGCGGATCTGGTCTTGCCGAGCGCCATGTGGGTCGAAAAAGAAGGCGCCTACGGCAATGCGGAAAGGCGAACGCATTTCTGGCACCAGCTGGTGAATGCTCCCGGCGACGCGCGCTCGGATCTCTGGCAACTGATGGAGTTCTCCAAACGGTTCAAGATCGAGGAAGTCTGGCCTGCTGAACTGATCGCCAAGAAGCCCGAGTACAAAGGCAAGACCTTGTTCGATGTCCTGTTCAGAAACGGCGAGGTCGACAAGTTTCCCCTGTCTGACAT is drawn from Terriglobia bacterium and contains these coding sequences:
- the napA gene encoding periplasmic nitrate reductase subunit alpha — encoded protein: ARHCMASAVMGFMRTFGMDEPMGCYDDFEVADAFVLWGSNMAEMHPILWSRVTDRRLSAPHVRVAVLSTFEHRSFDLADIPMVFTPQTDLAILNAIANHIITTNRVNKDFVDKHTIFKRGQTDIGYGLRPENPLEVKATGRTKVGDATDMTFEDYAKFVSEYTLEKAAKMSGVPVNSLRQLAELYADPKTKVVSFWTMGFNQHTRGVWCNNLVYNIHLLTGKISEPGNSPFSLTGQPSACGTAREVGTFSHRLPADMLVANKNHRDIAEKIWKLPEGTISPQPGYHAVLQNRMLRDGKLNAYWVQVNNNLQAAANVNEEGYPGYRNPENFIVVSDAYPTVTAQAADLVLPSAMWVEKEGAYGNAERRTHFWHQLVNAPGDARSDLWQLMEFSKRFKIEEVWPAELIAKKPEYKGKTLFDVLFRNGEVDKFPLSDMAADFENHESKAFGFYVQKGLFEEYAGFGRGHGHDLAPFDAYHEARGLRWPVVDGKETRWRYREGLDPYVKPGEGVRFYGFPDGKARIFALPYEPPAELPDATFPYWLVTGRVLEHWHSGSMTRRVPELYRAFPNAVCFMHPDDAAKLNIRRGDEVKVESRRGFIRTRLETRGRDRMPRGVVFVPWFDESQLINKVTLDATDPISLQTDFKKCAVRIERV